TATATCCTTTAGCAGTTTTACTGGTACAAGTACTGCtctaattaaattcatttatgacaatgaaaaaatatatgaaattatatatGGAATTTACTAAACGGGTTAATTAAGCAAACTCATAATAaaccataattattttttttgtaaattgtttagTTCAGAAGAGAAGCAGAAAATGTTGGAAATGCTAGATCGACTAGAAAAAGAGGAAGTACAAAACTCTGACAGTAATTCAGGTAATTTActtgatataataatatgtTATCTTATAAGAATTGTTCAGAAATAGAAACATTTCTTTGAAAGTGATTTTGGCAGTAGAGTGCTGAGTAGAAATTTGTTATGTTTTGGATTTTCCTGCAGATGAAGGCGAGGAACTTTCAGAGCGTCTCTCAGGATTGAACCTCGGTAACATTTACcagttataaaataataattattgtaacTTGATTATAATCAGtgcattattttaattatattgaaaattttataggCTGTAATATTACTTTAAAACTAAATACCTTTGAAATGGTGACTTGACTATCAATAAATTACTTGAGGGTTAAGTTCACAGTCGTTTAACCTAACAGATACCGACTCCGAAAAGATCTGGAACAGACTGACTTCTAAAGAGCAAGCTCAGTTTAACCAGATGATGAAGGACGGTCGCCTCGGAAACCTGGTAGAAGTTTGGACACCTTGGTGGGATGTCAAGGTTAGAAAGGGACTGAATTTGAAATCATTGTGGCACTTAAAGCCTAGATAATTTGATGGAACATAAAATGAATTCTTTAACTTGTGAAACCCATTACATTGCCACATAGACAAACGTTGATATGGTCAGATTGATGATTGCTGAcaccagatacatgtagcttgttTAGAAGAACACTTGACCATTTAGGGAGACTGGGTTCAAATTCCAGTCTTGTACATGTTTTCTCCCTACCCATAACATACCGAAAGTttaattatttgcaagttttacagcgaattacagaataccggtagagttttcaatagcttgttggattgctcaatagggtattcaatttggtcagcaaggtatcacatcaggtttaaatctaggtccTGTGGTTACCCAAGTGTAGATTGTTATTTTGCACTCAACCAATTCATTTGGCACAAAGAAAACCTCTAGAACACTCTCTCCTATTGTTAGCTATTCTATTCATAGACCTTTAAAAAGAatgctcacctgaacagcactGGATTCTATAGAGCATCAATTCTGCTTggagtaatttgaattttgtttttcaagaaatgtAATTCAAAAGACATTTCTGAAGAAACAAACAGAAGAGAAAAGCATAACTTTAAGAATTACGGAgatatttttttcctgcaaaaaATCATTAGACATTTTGGTTCCCCAATTCCTGGTGCAACAGACAGCACTAAGAGTATTTTTGTGCTGTGACTGCTTCATATTAGTTCAGACTTTTATAGCAGTAATGTAGGACAACAGGGAGAAACAAAAAAGGCCCAAATGTGCAAATGTTTACTAGATTAACTCACTTTATCGCTGTCATACCTGAGTAATCACAtgacctagatttaaacctaatgtgataccttgctgaccaaattgaataccctattgagcaatccaacaagctattgaaaactctaccggtattctgtaattcgctgtaagTGCTGTACTAACTTgacaataatattatttaaatatcattaattcaaagtacatgtaggtTTATCAGATGTAAAATTTTGCATCAAACTCAATATGTtatctttttattgatttatgtaAAACAGTGTGTTGTCATTGATATCAGATATCAAATATAGCAGTATGACAATGTTCTACATAGGACAGGGATTCCAATTTGGTAATCTGATGTTTTGTTTCTACTTCAGAAAGTCAAGATCAGGGATGTTGACAGTGAAAAACTAGATGATAAGACACCAGATGTGTTAAGCAAAATTCCAGACATTTCCAAACTTCTCACTGTAAGAAGAATTGGCATTATAAATAGTGCATGCAATATTCAGGGCAtcatatatgtacaaataaaattgtactTCGTCCAATTTATAGGCAATTATATATGGAGTTTGTTTTCAGAAATCCAAACCATCAGCGGATATCCGGAACAACTTGGTGAACGTGTTGTTTGCTTATGTGTTCGTCTGTCGCCTGTATAATGGCACCCACTGGGACTGCCCTCGCGAGTCAGCTCTGGTTAGTCACAGGACTATCAGTGTAgtcttttgtttatttaacaacacACACTCAGTAGTTTTGTAGACTTTGATGTGTTTTTGCATTGTCCAAAATACAAGTCTTATGACCTATAAGTGTGATAACTTGTATCTTTCCAGAAACTTGTTAAAGGCAGTGATGTGTTGTCCAAAAACTCAGTGTGTAGTAGCACCAGTGAGGCCATACAACTCGGCCTGACCAATGTAAgcatatattgtatttttcatgttatATCATGCTTACCTttcaaaatcatgttttaattgCTGTGGATATGTACTGGTAATTTAAACTTGCCAAATATTTCACTTTGGTGTGCCTTCTTTTAGAGCGAGTGTAAGCAGTCTCAGGAATTCCTAATTGAGCTGGTCAGTGATGTCACCAAGATTCTACGGGGTCCTGGAAGAGGGGAAGAGTTAAAATTTGTCATGGCAGCCCTATCGGAGATTTTGCAGCTTCTGAAGAAATGCCATACTCTGTACAAAAAAGGTCACTGAAATATCATGGATTATTTTACTTGCATGTGAAAGTAACTTTTACAAAGTACAatgttcttttaaaacaaactagatgaagattttttattggatatactaatttaaaaaaggactgATCCCTTTGATATGTTTAAACAAAGGAAATGAAATTTACACAATATACTGAAAAGCTTATTCTCAATAATTGCATCTTTTGCATTTGTAATTCATCTCTCAATTGAAGTCAATGCATCTATCAGATGTGATATCTCTCTCCAGACATCAAGGTTTCCTCTGCTTCCTCTACAGATGACAGAGAGGAGAAACAGCTGCTGTTCCTGGCCATTAAAAAGTTGGAGTTTTATCTAGGTTGGAGTCAGAAATGTGGGATGATCTTGCACTCTGTCATACCAGAACTTAGACTAGAGCATGGTAGGTGATCTGAGAAAGTGCCATCTAGTGCTATTTATAGGAAAGTATCCagattcagaaaataaaatgattataatcTACTATTCCATTGAATTAGTGTGTATGTATGTTACATgctgtacttgtacatgtacttaattctTAATGCTCAGTTTTTTCCATATCAGTCTAGATTTAATAAGGAGCTACCTGGTATTATGTTTCAGGTCGTCTCAAAGAAGAAT
The nucleotide sequence above comes from Magallana gigas chromosome 2, xbMagGiga1.1, whole genome shotgun sequence. Encoded proteins:
- the LOC117681048 gene encoding zinc finger HIT domain-containing protein 2 isoform X1, which encodes MEESRFCKICNKEQAKYTCPRCNLGYCGLSCYRHKEHSDCSEAFYKECCMEALEDQDVSSEEKQKMLEMLDRLEKEEVQNSDSNSDEGEELSERLSGLNLDTDSEKIWNRLTSKEQAQFNQMMKDGRLGNLVEVWTPWWDVKKVKIRDVDSEKLDDKTPDVLSKIPDISKLLTKSKPSADIRNNLVNVLFAYVFVCRLYNGTHWDCPRESALKLVKGSDVLSKNSVCSSTSEAIQLGLTNSECKQSQEFLIELVSDVTKILRGPGRGEELKFVMAALSEILQLLKKCHTLYKKDIKVSSASSTDDREEKQLLFLAIKKLEFYLGWSQKCGMILHSVIPELRLEHGRLKEEFQETIQVKKSIERNLSQLRPPREDSKLIEELS
- the LOC117681048 gene encoding zinc finger HIT domain-containing protein 2 isoform X3 is translated as MEESRFCKICNKEQAKYTCPRCNLGYCGLSCYRHKEHSDCSEAFYKECCMEALEDQDVSSEEKQKMLEMLDRLEKEEVQNSDSNSDEGEELSERLSGLNLDTDSEKIWNRLTSKEQAQFNQMMKDGRLGNLVEVWTPWWDVKKVKIRDVDSEKLDDKTPDVLSKIPDISKLLTKSKPSADIRNNLVNVLFAYVFVCRLYNGTHWDCPRESALKLVKGSDVLSKNSVCSSTSEAIQLGLTNSECKQSQEFLIELVSDVTKILRGPGRGEELKFVMAALSEILQLLKKCHTLYKKDDREEKQLLFLAIKKLEFYLGWSQKCGMILHSVIPELRLEHGRLKEEFQETIQVKKSIERNLSQLRPPREDSKLIEELS
- the LOC117681048 gene encoding zinc finger HIT domain-containing protein 2 isoform X2, whose translation is MRCNKEQAKYTCPRCNLGYCGLSCYRHKEHSDCSEAFYKECCMEALEDQDVSSEEKQKMLEMLDRLEKEEVQNSDSNSDEGEELSERLSGLNLDTDSEKIWNRLTSKEQAQFNQMMKDGRLGNLVEVWTPWWDVKKVKIRDVDSEKLDDKTPDVLSKIPDISKLLTKSKPSADIRNNLVNVLFAYVFVCRLYNGTHWDCPRESALKLVKGSDVLSKNSVCSSTSEAIQLGLTNSECKQSQEFLIELVSDVTKILRGPGRGEELKFVMAALSEILQLLKKCHTLYKKDIKVSSASSTDDREEKQLLFLAIKKLEFYLGWSQKCGMILHSVIPELRLEHGRLKEEFQETIQVKKSIERNLSQLRPPREDSKLIEELS